The genomic region CCTCAAAGAGGACGTCGAAAATGCATGACCCCGGTCATCTCGGGAAAACGGGGCGTTCGTTTCCGCTGATCGCCGGGCTGGCTGCGGTCGTCGCGATCGCCGGGGCGCTGTCCTTCGGCTGCGGCCCGCGCGTCACGACGCTCTACGAGAAGGTGCTGGGATCTCCCAGCTACTCCCGGGTCACCGAGGCGCTGACGCGTACCCGCGAGGTCAGGGACGGTCTCGACACCCGATTCATCCTGTCGGCGACCTGGCTGTCGCCCGAGTGGATCACCGCATTTTCCGAGGAATACGCCAACATCTACTACCTCGACCCGGTTCGCAAGGATCGCGTGGTCGGCGAATGGAAGGGCGAGTCCGCGAAGTACGCACGCTTTTTCTTGTCGCTCTCGACGCCCGACGACAAGACCAACGACCTCGAAAAATCGGGCACGCTCTGGAGCCTCCGGTTGGTGGGTGCCGACGAGAAGGACTACCAGCCGGTCTACGTCCGGGCGTCGTCCCTCAAGCCCGAGGAGGTCGCGCGCTTCTTTCCGTACGCCGGCGCCTGGTCCAGGACCTACGAGGTGGCTTTCCCGAAGGAGGCAGTCGATCAGACGATCGCCAAGCCGGGAGAGCCGAGGATGAAGCTCGTCCTGTCGGGCGTGCAGGGACGCGCGGTTCTCGTCTGGGAGCAATGAGATAAAAAAGGGGGGCCAAGGCCCCCCCTTTTGCATGCCGGATCAGATCCGGCGGCGCTTGATGGTGGTGTCGCGACGCCAGTTCTCGTCGTCGACATGCGGATAGTTGATCGTGGTGTGAAGCCCCCGGCTTTCCTTTCTCTGCATGGCGCATCGCACGATCAGCTCGGCCACCGTGCACAGGTTACGCAACTCGAGCAGGTCGCCCGTCAGCTTGAAATTCCAATAATATTCCGCGATCTCCCGCTTGAGCATCTCGATCCTGTCGAGTGCCCTCAGCAACCGCTTGTCGGAGCGGACGATCCCGACGTAGTTCCACATGATCCGGCGAAGCTCGTCCCAGTTCTGGGTGACGACGACCGCCTCGTCGGAGTCCTGCGCTTTCCCGGAATCCCACTTGGGGACGGTCAGTTTCTTGGGATGCTTCCCCTTGTAGGCCTCGGTGGCCCGCTTCAGCGCCTGGTCGGAGAACACCAGCGCTTCGAGCAGCGAGTTTGAGGCGAGACGGTTTGCGCCGTGCAGGCCGGTGCAGGCACATTCGCCGATCGCGAACAGGCGCGGCACGTCGGTCTCGCCCCACAGGTTGGTCTGGATGCCGCCGCACAGGTAGTGGGCGGCAGGGACCACCGGCAGCCCCTCCTTCGTCATGTCGATCCCGAAGGAGAGACAGGTGCTGTAGATGTTCGGGAATCGGTCCTTGATGAACTTCGCTCCCTTTTTCGTGATGTCGAGGTAGACGCAGTCGGCGCCGGTCCGCTTGAGCTCGGTGTCGATCGCACGGGCGACGATGTCGCGGGGGGCCAGCTCGGCCATCGGGTGCTGGCCGACCATGAAGCGCTTCCCTTCGCGGTTGACCAGGACCGCGCCTTCGCCGCGCACCGCCTCGGAGATGAGGAACGACTTGGCGTGCGGGTGGTACAGGCAGGTCGGGTGGAACTGGACGAATTCCATGTTCGCGATCGTCGCGCCGGCCCGCCAGGCGAGCGCGATGCCGTCGCCCGTGGCGATGTCGGGGTTGCTGGTGTAGAGATAGACCTTGCCGGCCCCCCCGGTGGCCAGGATCGTGGCATCGGCCGTGAAGGTGTGGACGGCGCCGGTATCCTGGTCGAGTGCGTAGACGCCGATCACTTCGTCGGCAACCGTCGGGTCGAACGATTCGATCTTGTGCCGGGTGATCAGGTTGATGGCGGCGTGGTTCTCGAAGACCCGGATCTTCTTGTTCTCCCGCACCCTCGCCAGCAACGCCTGCTCGACCTCGCGCCCTGTGAGGTCCTTCGCGTGGAAGATCCGGCGCTGGGAGTGCCCGCCCTCGCGGCCGAGATCGTATTCCTTGGCGGTCTTGCTGCGGGTGAAGCGGACGCCCCAGTCGATCAGCTCGCGGATGCGGGCCGGGGCGTTGCGGACGACCAGCTCGACCGTGTCCTCGTGGCAGATGCCCGCGCCGGCCACGTGCGTATCCTGGATGTGCGACTCGAAGGTGTCTTCGCCGCTCCAGACCGTCGCGATGCCGCCCTGGGCATAGTTGGTGCTCGATTCGTCCGCCGCACGCTTCGTGATGATGGTCACCGTGCCCTTGTCGGCCGCCCGGAGCGCGAAGCTCAATCCGGCGATTCCGCTGCCGATGACCAGAAAGTTCGAGTTTTTTTCCATAAGGGTACGCCTCCGGTTCGAATCTCCGCGCGTTGACACGGGAAAAGGGGATCATCTAGAATGATTGTCATGAAGGTCCTGAAGTTCTTTATAATCTCATTCTTCCTGTTTTGTCCAACGCTGGTCATTGCCGATATCTATCGCAGCGTCGATCAGGACGGCGTCGTCTGCTTCACCAACCACCCATCGGGCGGTGCTGAACTCGTCGTCAAGGAAGGGCCCAAGGAACTTCCGGCGACCGGCGCTCCTTCGCCCACCTCGTCCTCCGCTTCGTCCGCCAATGCCTGGATGTTCGACTACGCCGACCGCTACTCGCGCGCTCACAAGCTTCCCCCCGCCCTGGTCAAGGCCATCCTCAAGGCCGAATCCAACGGGCGACGGCTTGCGGTTTCGAGCAAGGGCGCCAAGGGCTGCATGCAGCTGATGCCGTTCACGTCGAGGCGATTCAAGGTCACCGACCCGTTCGACCCGATCCAGAACATCGAGGGCGGCATCCTTTACATCAAGGAGTTGCTGACGCTCTTCCAGGGTGACCTGGTCAATACCGTCGCCGCTTACAACGCCGGTCCCGGCGCCGTCCGGAAATATCGCGGCGTTCCCCCTTATGCAGAGACGCGCGGGTACGTCAAGCGGGTGATGTCGCTCTATCGCCAGTACGCGCTTGCCGGATGAGCAAACCGGCCCGGCTGAACGCTGCCAATCTCCTCACGCTGTTCCGGATCATGACCGTTCCCGTGGTCGTCCTGCTTCTCCTGACGCCCGACGACAAGGAGATCTCGTTCGACCGGTCCATCATCGCCTTTTCCCTGTTCACCGTCGCCTCCATCACCGACCTGTTCGACGGATGGGTCGCGCGTCATTACCAGATGGTCACTGCGCTCGGCAAACTGCTCGATCCGCTGGCCGACAAGCTGCTCGTCTGCTGCGCGATGGTCATGCTGATTCCCCCCGGACGCGTCCAGGCGTGGGTCGTGGCCATCATCGTGGCGCGCGAGATCGGCGTGACCGCGCTTAGAGGCGTCGCAACGACCGAGGGGCTGGTCATCGCGGCTTCCCCCCTGGGCAAAGCCAAGAGCCTGCTCCTCACGCTTGGCGTCGGCGCCCTCACACTCCATTACCCCATATTCGGGCTCGACACGGTCTGGAACCCCACGCTCGCCGAGTGGGGGAGGGGGTTCGATCAGGTTGGCCTCCCCGCGACCAACTTCGTCGAACTGTTCGGGATGACGTTCCTGATGGCGGGGCTTGTGATGACGGCCTGGTCCGGCATCGACTACTTCCTCCGGTTTGTCGGGGAAATCTTCAAGAAGTGACGGAGAGGCTTGACAAGGTCCCCTGCCATTTAATAGAATCGTTGGACTCGAACGCGGGCGTAACTCAGCGGTAGAGTGCGACCTTGCCAAGGTCGAAGTCGCGAGTTCAAATCTCGTCGCCCGCTCCATCGATTGCCAAAAGCCCCGGCGCCTGCGCGCCGGGGCTTTTTCCGTACAGTCGACGGCCTCCTTTGTTTCGGTATAGAATGCCCGGATGTCTTCG from Candidatus Deferrimicrobiaceae bacterium harbors:
- the nadB gene encoding L-aspartate oxidase; the encoded protein is MEKNSNFLVIGSGIAGLSFALRAADKGTVTIITKRAADESSTNYAQGGIATVWSGEDTFESHIQDTHVAGAGICHEDTVELVVRNAPARIRELIDWGVRFTRSKTAKEYDLGREGGHSQRRIFHAKDLTGREVEQALLARVRENKKIRVFENHAAINLITRHKIESFDPTVADEVIGVYALDQDTGAVHTFTADATILATGGAGKVYLYTSNPDIATGDGIALAWRAGATIANMEFVQFHPTCLYHPHAKSFLISEAVRGEGAVLVNREGKRFMVGQHPMAELAPRDIVARAIDTELKRTGADCVYLDITKKGAKFIKDRFPNIYSTCLSFGIDMTKEGLPVVPAAHYLCGGIQTNLWGETDVPRLFAIGECACTGLHGANRLASNSLLEALVFSDQALKRATEAYKGKHPKKLTVPKWDSGKAQDSDEAVVVTQNWDELRRIMWNYVGIVRSDKRLLRALDRIEMLKREIAEYYWNFKLTGDLLELRNLCTVAELIVRCAMQRKESRGLHTTINYPHVDDENWRRDTTIKRRRI
- the pgsA gene encoding CDP-diacylglycerol--glycerol-3-phosphate 3-phosphatidyltransferase yields the protein MSKPARLNAANLLTLFRIMTVPVVVLLLLTPDDKEISFDRSIIAFSLFTVASITDLFDGWVARHYQMVTALGKLLDPLADKLLVCCAMVMLIPPGRVQAWVVAIIVAREIGVTALRGVATTEGLVIAASPLGKAKSLLLTLGVGALTLHYPIFGLDTVWNPTLAEWGRGFDQVGLPATNFVELFGMTFLMAGLVMTAWSGIDYFLRFVGEIFKK
- a CDS encoding transglycosylase SLT domain-containing protein, coding for MKVLKFFIISFFLFCPTLVIADIYRSVDQDGVVCFTNHPSGGAELVVKEGPKELPATGAPSPTSSSASSANAWMFDYADRYSRAHKLPPALVKAILKAESNGRRLAVSSKGAKGCMQLMPFTSRRFKVTDPFDPIQNIEGGILYIKELLTLFQGDLVNTVAAYNAGPGAVRKYRGVPPYAETRGYVKRVMSLYRQYALAG